A genomic segment from Spinacia oleracea cultivar Varoflay chromosome 3, BTI_SOV_V1, whole genome shotgun sequence encodes:
- the LOC130469097 gene encoding uncharacterized protein — MKVLRFLEPWRCLILVAQKVFKSESRDQVLEEEITLKEISGPQPSRVELQSKLNEVNKENHVLTNRGDTVQEESNALKSLMSSVEDDLNELKAFKEVFLQCFSKDGTLRENTSTI, encoded by the exons ATGAAAGTTTTAAGGTTTTTGGAACCTTGGAGATGCTTGATTTTG GTAGCACAAAAGGTGTTTAAGTCGGAGTCTCGTGATCAGGTTTTGGAGGAGGAAATAACACTTAAAGAAATATCAGGACCACAACCAAGTAGGGTGGAACTTCAATCTAAGTTGAATGAGGTAAATAAAGAAAATCACGTTCTTACCAATCGCGGGGATACGGTACAAGAAGAAAGTAATGCACTTAAGAGTCTCATGAGTTCAGTTGAAGATGATCTTAATGAGCTTAAAGCATTTAAAGAAGTATTTCTACAATGCTTTTCAAAAGATGGCACTCTAAGAGAGAACACTTCAACTATTTAG
- the LOC110792074 gene encoding zinc finger CCCH domain-containing protein 17, whose product MATTVTKEALQPQLGPLSSSSAAEDESMKRNTDCVYYLASPLTCKKGSECEYRHSEYARMNPTDCFYWMNGNCLNPKCSFRHPPLDGLVGSQVDGPSAFVPPGPSVLSAPQNPTKQGVPCIFFQKGYCLKADRCPFMHGPNLPTTKIQQVPASTATPGAPAFKKAFGSLEKCTQPKTNFQTNKPNVVEMLPQGNAMPKIQSVRPMNGSTVRKGYLPPSGMTEGALKYGEMKLPSADSGISRSRTGRAHGVSYDDQNFQNGRDADDSLRESSPGFDVLVDDNKDEFYHNEDQYVKMRGHDGRNLNEFDMGRQDDYNSVADVDPEIYHNRRAYDSFDRLPEKYPRDHRRRSSERSLGEPGHMDRRGPYKSESIDLNQNSDLRHRLSKHRRVNGLKSVVNSNYSLDDHSEDRGYRSTRRDSRRSPTRESSRGNRLQGRIKLPRRSSPVSGSDIYSERERESERGRKWGRSSPSRQQVPSQQGRLRDRLSGLIQDESREERIIKGPVMRKDIVLSNGINFAGPKSLSQLKGTKHTDRRQEQLKSQQTVSGGKLRDTVLASSIGTEGDISFAGPRPLSEILKRKRTSSTGGTTSSDDKEEIKHNENDVNLTSSASNSAADTGKQVAFNSADEQAKVVVKNKLLAVEADEEEGEISNKNSKLNGESESSSPKNNNKHPEAEEVFVVADEADGEEHEFDEEYDHGDGEYEYEQDDGEGYQLNDGETGDHEEEFMDEDDGDDLAKKLGVSF is encoded by the exons ATGGCTACCACCGTTACTAAGGAGGCATTGCAACCGCAGCTAGGCCCCCTTTCTTCGTCCTCGGCAGCGGAAGATGAATCTATGAAGAGAAACACTGATTGCGTATATTATCTCGCTTCTCCCTTGACCTGCAAaaag GGAAGCGAATGTGAGTATCGGCATAGTGAATATGCTCGGATGAACCCGACAGATTGTTTTTACTGGATGAATGGAAactgtttgaatccaaaatgcTCATTTAGGCATCCT CCTTTAGATGGTTTGGTGGGATCTCAAGTTGATGGGCCGTCTGCTTTTGTACCGCCTGGCCCATCTGTTCTTTCAGCTCCTCAGAATCCAACTAAGCAAGGAGTCCCCTGCATTTTCTTTCAGAAGGGATATTGCTTAAAAGCTGACAGATGTCCTTTCATGCATGGTCCAAATCTTCCTACTACCAAGATTCAACAGGTTCCAGCCAGCACTGCTACCCCTGGAGCTCCTGCTTTCAAGAAAGCTTTTGGTAGccttgaaaagtgtacacagcCAAAAACGAATTTCCAGACAAATAAACCTAATGTTGTTGAAATGCTGCCTCAAGGTAATGCAATGCCAAAAATTCAGTCTGTTCGTCCGATGAATGGATCAACTGTTAGAAAAGGCTATCTGCCTCCTAGTGGTATGACTGAAGGGGCTCTTAAATACGGGGAGATGAAACTTCCCTCCGCTGACAGTGGGATTTCCAGAAGTAGGACTGGACGTGCACATGGTGTCTCATATGACGACCAGAATTTTCAGAATGGTAGAGATGCTGATGACTCGTTGAGGGAATCCTCTCCTGGATTTGATGTACTTGTGGATGATAACAAGGATGAATTTTATCACAATGAAGATCAGTATGTGAAGATGAGAGGTCATGATGGAAGAAATCTGAATGAGTTTGACATGGGTCGTCAGGATGATTATAATTCAGTTGCTGATGTTGACCCTGAAATTTATCACAATCGACGTGCCTATGATTCATTTGATCGTTTGCCTGAGAAGTATCCTCGGGACCATCGTAGAAGATCTTCAGAAAGATCACTCGGTGAACCAGGTCATATGGATAGGAGAGGTCCATATAAGTCGGAGAGTATTGATCTCAATCAGAATTCTGATTTGCGTCATCGTTTATCTAAGCATAGGAGGGTAAATGGCTTGAAATCAGTTGTTAATTCTAATTACAGCCTTGATGATCATTCTGAGGACCGAGGGTACAGGAGTACTAGGAGGGACTCGCGCCGGTCACCTACTCGTGAGAGTTCGCGTGGCAATCGCCTTCAGGGTAGAATAAAGCTTCCTAGAAGATCTTCTCCAGTGAGTGGTAGTGATATTTATtcggagagggagagggagagtgAAAGGGGTAGGAAATGGGGAAGATCGTCCCCAAGCAGGCAGCAAGTCCCCAGTCAACAAGGTCGTCTTCGAGATAGATTGAGTGGACTAATACAAGACGAAAGCCGCGAGGAAAGAATAATAAAAGGTCCAGTGATGAGAAAGGACATTGTTCTGTCTAACGGTATCAACTTTGCTGGTCCTAAAAGTTTATCCCAACTAAAAGGCACCAAACATACTGATAGAAGGCAGGAGCAGTTGAAGAGCCAACAAACAGTTTCAGGGGGGAAGCTGAGAGACACAGTCTTAGCTAGTTCTATTGGAACTGAAGGTGATATCTCATTTGCAGGGCCCAGGCCATTAAGTGAGATTTTGAAGCGAAAAAGAACATCTTCCACTGGGGGTACAACAAGTTCTGACGATAAAGAAGAGATAAAGCATAATGAAAATGATGTAAATTTGACAAGCAGTGCTTCAAACTCTGCTGCGGATACAGGGAAACAAGTCGCATTCAACTCTGCAGACGAACAAGCCAAGGTGGTTGTAAAGAATAAGCTTCTGGCTGTTGaggcagatgaagaagagggtgaaatttcaaataaaaattcaaagttGAATGGCGAAAGTGAATCTTCCTCGCCCAAGAATAATAATAAACACCCTGAAGCAGAAGAAGTTTTTGTTGTAGCTGATGAAGCTGATGGTGAGGAACATGAATTTGATGAAGAGTATGATCACGGAGATGGGGAATATGAATATGAACAGGATGACGGAGAAGGGTATCAGTTGAATGATGGTGAAACGGGTGACCATGAAGAGGAATTCATGGATGAGGATGATGGAGATGATTTGGCAAAGAAACTCGGTGTTTCTTTCTAA
- the LOC110792075 gene encoding putative pentatricopeptide repeat-containing protein At2g02150, translating to MLFFLRNFFGVVSRRNSHYNRIGASIVAPFPHNNMPLSLLPSTHFVIFPMQCNLMIWVTGFLFIFRHPFSSKVNSDCFNELFDRDSMKKIVLEEKWNDVRIESLFNSALAPVLVSRVLVLLKEEPRIVLKFFRWAKMRFGFRHSTESYCIVIHILFYSRMYHDAHLLFKEMIMSSFMWPGLDLFDALWLTRKVCVTGYGVFDAFFSVLIELGMLVEASQCFERMKKYRVLPKVRSCNSLLRRLCESGRGDMSRKVFSDMLGVGMSPSVFTYNIMICDKCKEKDMVGAMALFNQIKDSGLIPDIVTYNTLIDGHGKLGLLNETINIYAEMRKVGCSPDIITYNTLINCFCKYEKLAQAFEFLRQMRSARLKPNVVTYSTLIDSFCKEGMMREAMKFFVDMRRLGLSPNEYTYTSLIDANCKSGNLGEASKMVKEMLEVGLDLNVVTCTALMDGLCEKGRIEEAEVLFDTMQKACIIPNQKTYTTFIHGCIKAGKMERAQKILEAIKKIEIKTDETLYGTLIWGLCNEGKVEEARDLVTEMKRIGLVVNCILLTTLIDAYLKAGNAIEALKIFREMQEFDIKPTLITFIVLIDGLCKLGLIQDAVEHFSGMGAMGFPPHISIYTSLIDALCKSNCMEMAKKLFDEMQAKGIVPDGPVFTALIDGYSKHGNFEEVFNLTSKMTSSGLQLDLYAYTSLLQAYFRAGNAERALYLFHELHNLGIVPTLVTYTVLIDGMCKSGLVQEAVDQFRTMDGSGLSPNVVIYTALIDGLCKSNCLVMARELFDEMQAKGLIPDVAAFTALISGNLKLGSIEEAFKLKNEMIDMGLELDLQAYTCLVQVLADFGQLEEARILFDQMIMKGIRPDKVIYGVLVKRYCDNGNADEAIKLQNEMTRSGLLTGDNNLVAYGAQSQL from the coding sequence ATGTTATTTTTTCTTCGCAATTTCTTTGGCGTTGTTAGTCGCAGAAACTCCCATTACAATCGCATAGGTGCGTCCATTGTTGCCCCTTTTCCTCATAATAACATGCCTTTATCCCTCCTCCCCTCGACCCACTTCGTCATTTTCCCTATGCAGTGCAATTTGATGATCTGGGTCACCGGGTTTTTGTTTATATTCAGACACCCCTTTAGCAGTAAAGTAAATTCTGATTGTTTTAACGAACTTTTTGATAGAGATTCTATGAAAAAAATAGTTCTTGAAGAGAAGTGGAATGATGTTAGGAttgaaagtttgtttaattCTGCATTAGCTCCGGTTTTAGTTTcaagggttttagttttatTGAAGGAAGAACCTAGGATAGTGCTGAAATTTTTTCGGTGGGCAAAAATGCGCTTTGGTTTTAGGCATTCTACCGAATCTTACTGTATAGTGATTCACATCTTGTTCTATAGTAGAATGTACCATGATGCTCACCTTTTGTTTAAAGAAATGATTATGTCGTCCTTCATGTGGCCTGGTTTAGATTTATTTGATGCTTTGTGGTTGACGAGGAAGGTTTGTGTTACGGGTTACGGAGTATTTGATGCGTTTTTTAGTGTGTTGATTGAATTGGGAATGCTTGTTGAGGCAAGCCAGTGTTTTGAGAGGATGAAGAAATATAGGGTCCTTCCAAAGGTGCGTTCGTGTAATAGCCTTCTAAGAAGGCTTTGTGAGTCGGGGAGAGGTGACATGTCAAGAAAGGTTTTCAGCGATATGCTTGGGGTTGGAATGTCCCCATCAGTGTTTACCTATAACATAATGATATGTGATAAATGCAAGGAAAAAGATATGGTTGGAGCTATGGCATTGTTTAACCAGATTAAGGATAGTGGCCTAATACCAGATATTGTTACATATAATACACTGATTGATGGGCATGGAAAGCTTGGCCTTTTAAATGAAACGATAAATATTTATGCGGAGATGAGGAAAGTAGGCTGTAGTCCTGATATAATAACATATAATACTCTGATTAATTGTTTCTGTAAATATGAAAAGTTGGCTCAAGCTTTTGAATTTCTTCGTCAGATGAGAAGTGCTCGTTTGAAGCCTAATGTTGTAACATATAGCACATTAATTGATTCTTTTTGTAAAGAAGGAATGATGAGAGAAGCTATGAAATTTTTTGTCGACATGAGACGTCTTGGTCTCTCTCCAAATGAATATACATATACTTCTTTGATTGATGCAAATTGTAAAAGTGGAAACCTTGGTGAAGCTTCGAAGATGGTGAAAGAGATGTTGGAGGTGGGGCTTGACCTAAATGTTGTCACTTGTACAGCTCTAATGGATGGCCTTTGTGAGAAAGGGAGGATAGAAGAAGCAGAGGTGTTATTTGATACTATGCAGAAAGCTTGCATTATCCCAAACCAGAAAACCTACACTACTTTCATTCACGGTTGCATCAAAGCAGGTAAGATGGAAAGAGCACAAAAGATCTTAGAAGCAATAAAAAAGATAGAGATAAAGACAGACGAGACTCTTTATGGCACCCTTATCTGGGGACTTTGCAACGAAGGAAAAGTTGAAGAAGCTAGAGATTTAGTGACTGAAATGAAGCGAATTGGTCTTGTGGTAAACTGTATTCTGCTCACAACTCTGATAGATGCTTATTTAAAAGCAGGGAATGCCATAGAAGCTCTGAAAATCTTCCGGGAAATGCAAGAGTTTGATATCAAGCCTACTCTTATTACATTCATTGTGTTGATTGACGGTCTCTGCAAATTGGGACTGATCCAGGATGCAGTTGAGCATTTTTCCGGAATGGGAGCTATGGGTTTCCCTCCTCATATATCTATCTATACGTCTCTGATTGATGCTCTTTGTAAAAGTAATTGCATGGAAATGGCAAAAAAGCTTTTTGATGAAATGCAAGCCAAGGGGATAGTTCCAGATGGACCTGTTTTCACAGCTTTGATTGATGGATACTCAAAACATGGAAACTTTGAGGAAGTATTCAACTTAACCAGCAAAATGACCAGTTCTGGTTTGCAGCTGGATTTGTATGCTTATACTTCTTTGTTACAGGCTTATTTTAGAGCAGGGAATGCTGAAAGAGCCCTTTATCTGTTTCATGAACTGCATAACTTGGGAATCGTTCCAACACTGGTGACTTACACTGTGTTGATAGACGGTATGTGTAAATCTGGATTGGTTCAGGAAGCAGTCGACCAATTTCGTACGATGGATGGTTCTGGTTTGTCCCCAAATGTTGTCATATATACAGCTTTAATTGATGGTCTTTGTAAAAGCAACTGCTTGGTGATGGCTAGAGAACTTTTTGATGAAATGCAAGCTAAGGGTTTGATTCCAGATGTTGCTGCTTTTACAGCTTTGATCTCTGGCAATTTGAAGCTTGGTAGCATTGAGGAAGCATTTAAGCTAAAGAACGAGATGATTGATATGGGTTTGGAGCTTGATTTGCAGGCTTACACTTGTTTGGTTCAGGTGCTTGCTGATTTTGGTCAACTTGAAGAAGCAAGAATTTTATTTGATCAGATGATCATGAAGGGTATACGTCCTGACAAAGTGATTTATGGGGTACTAGTGAAAAGATACTGTGACAATGGAAACGCTGACGAGGCTATAAAATTACAAAATGAAATGACCAGGAGTGGTCTATTGACTGGAGATAATAATCTTGTTGCCTATGGTGCACAATCACAGTTGTGA